The genomic stretch ATTGCCCTTTAAAACTTATTTAAACCACCTTAAGTGGATGAAAATGAACCTTTTCTGGTTGTCTGTTGTAGGCTAAGAATCCAATACATTGTCATAATTAACAGTTTACCTACTGCTTCTGATGGTATCTGCTGGTTTAATCCCCCTAAGGACCCATTAAACAAACGACAGGgacagtgtttaaaaaaagactcaaTTTATTccaataatacattttcatatcaacagATGTGAATTTAAAATGCAGGCTTActtaacaataataacaaaattCCATCTGAATCAGAACCTCAATAACATaagtataaaaacaaaaggACCAAGGTGTTTTTCTTCCAAAACttccagaaaaaaagaaaagatcatgaGAAACTTTTAATTTCTTCAACACATTAGCTGCAGCTTACAGGTCGTTTACGCTGCACAGTTCATACATGTTAACATACATACGACGGTGTGTTTAATCTAGGTACACcaactgtgctgctgctgctgcctctgagcATTTTGTAAGAGTATTCCACTAGATGGTATCAACACTGGTCATGAGCATTTGAAGACTGGGCATGTTCAGGGATGAGAGGGGGAGGTAGGGATGTCTGTAGGAAACAGTCTTTAGAGAGAAGAGCCTCCGGTTTGCTGTTGGAACACATCAATCGTATCTTCATCCTCCATTTCTAACTGTAAGAAAAAGTTCAAGATGTACTTGAGTCTGTTATAGTAGAGTAGTTgtgtgaaagacaaaaacacatgacCATTAACCCCAGTGCTCATTCTTTTCACATCCACAGAGCCTGTTCATAGTATCGCCTTATCACCATTTGACAGCTGTAACTTGGATGGCAGCCACTCTGACAACGCTGCTATTGGGACACTGCTTCATATTTTCTCTCAGTTTCTTGTGACTTGCTTAACGCTTCCTGCATGTGCTTAACAATGACTACATTTCATGCGAAGGCAGTGGTAGGTCTTTACTGTGAAGCCATTTAGGAAGTGCTGACTGCTAGTGAAGTCAGCTAATGTCACCAAAGATTGGTTCAGCAGTTACTTGGAAATAGATGTagggattttttttatcttacttTACTGATTTGATGTTATCTGGAACTTTGGCAGGAAAACTGAGACCGACTTAATAATACAGATGTAATGGAAGCAAACAGGGGGAAAGAAAAGCTTCATGGAAAAAATGCCAACTCTTTTATGTACCCTGTTCTATGGAGATAGAGAAAGCACAATTGCACCATGGACTCTGATCTGTTGACAGTACCATTTGAAAAATCTGTGCTTTATCTTTATACAACACCAGCTGTTAACACATTACATATACTTAACAAGGATGTCTGAGACTGTCCTGAGGGCTTACGTGCTCCTCAGGACGGTCAAAGGTAAGTTTAAGAGTAACTTAACAGCACACAGCTAGGCTCCGTTTACATGGAGTGACTCTTTGCATTTCTACAACCGTGTTACAGCTATTTAATAGCACCAATTTAAATCCAAGTCACATTTTGACAACCATTTGCCAATAACATTTCTTAAATTTTAAAAGGTGTTTTGCAATTACGAGTAACATTCAGTTCCAGAAGAACTTTTACATAAATCTGTAAGTCCTGTTGATTCACCATTCTAACAACAGAACGTGTAAAATTTAAGTCGTGCACAATGGTTCAATGTAGCAATATGGTGAGGTTAGTATTAAGCCTTACATTCATGATGCTAAAAGTGATTCTGCAGTGCTTATGTGTAGCCTTACCTGCGAGGGTGTGTCTGTTTCATTGATGGGCTGACCGTCAAATCGAAATCGTATTTGTCTCAATGTCAGCCCCTGTGTCGGTGGACAGAGACATATTGTTCaaaacatagaaggacgaaaaatCTTTATGGGGAACACTGACCGAGGTGTGTCTACTGAAATGCAAATGAGCAATACTATTACACACAAAATAATCTAGGCAATTATGGTCTATTCACCTCAGACAACAACCTACTCAGACTGCCAGCACAGCAATGAAAGTAAAGATCGCTCtttttgagcagcagcagctattgTGTAGCACTCTCACCTGCCGTTCACAATAAGCTTTCATCAGTTTGCTGAGAGGAGTGTGCCTTTTGATCTTGAATTGCACCACTGAGCCATCCTGTCCTGCCACCTTCAGGTTGATGTGCTCATTGTTCTCCGTCTTCACTCCCTCCTAAATGAAAGAGAGGCAAAGGGTGAAAAGTTTTGGGAAAGTGAAGTTGAGCCCAAAGGTGAAGTAAGAACACACAATAAGTTTGATAAAATGTGACCTCCAGATTGTATTATGCATGTGCTTCATCTTCAATAGCCCTTGGgtaaaaaacagcttttagaCTGATGTACAGTACGTTATGTGCTTCGAGATATAAGTACAACTAAGCCAATCACACCATGGTATGaatacttttttgtttgttttaccaCCTTTATATTTGTCGTCTTGCAGTAGACTGTAGGTCTGGTTTGCTACTGAGCACAGAGACCAGGGCAAGATTACAACTTCAGTGTtagcgttagcattagcattaaaCAAGTCAATCGGCGACAATGGCCTACAGCTTACAATAATGTCCAACGGCCTAGTCAGAGCGAAAAATACAGCTTGCACTTATCAACAGTCCCTCTTATCTTTAGATACTCTGGCACGGGcttaataaaaaaatgaacaaacagtTAATCCAAATAATATCAGTTAAAAACTGACGATGTCAACAATTCATTTTTGTCCGTTATGTTGGACACTGCTGTCTCCGAACATTAGCTTTGTTTATTCGGTTCTTGCTAACGTTAGTCGAGCATGGAATATCCACTGTATTTCACTGCATGTGGCATCTGCACAGCTAATACTGATAGCGCCATTTGTGAAGCGTTGGTTTTATCTGTAATTGATTATTTCTTTCATACCACCCGGCTTTCGGGCTAGCCTCGTTAGCTTATTATGCTAACTACACCCACTCGGTTAGCCTGCTAGCTAACGCGGTCGCTCCGGTTTTATGCCGTTGGCTTTCGCTATTAGAGTGCCATCGCTAATGAATTGATCTCAAGGGCGACTTTTCGTGGTGTCTTGTGTACAATGA from Sparus aurata chromosome 1, fSpaAur1.1, whole genome shotgun sequence encodes the following:
- the sumo2a gene encoding small ubiquitin like modifier 2a, yielding MADEKPKEGVKTENNEHINLKVAGQDGSVVQFKIKRHTPLSKLMKAYCERQGLTLRQIRFRFDGQPINETDTPSQLEMEDEDTIDVFQQQTGGSSL